A segment of the Streptomyces pactum genome:
GGCAGCGGTTCTCCGCGATCATGGTCAACACCTGGTGCGGCGTGCCGTTCATGATGGTCTCGCTCCTCGGCGGCCTGCAGTCCATCGACAACAGCCTCTACGAGGCCGCCGAGATGGACGGCGCGAACGCCTGGCAGCGGTTCCGCTTCGTCACCCTGCCCGGCCTCAGGTCCGTCAGCTCCACCGTCGTCCTGCTCGGCATCATCTGGACCTTCAACCAGTTCGCCGTGATCTTCCTGCTGTTCGGCAACACCGCTCCCGACGCGCAGATCCTCGTCACCTGGGCGTACCACCTGGGCTTCGGGCAGCAACCACGCGACTTCGCGCAGTCCGCGGCCTACGGCATCCTGCTGCTGGCCATCCTGATCGTCTTCACCTCCTTCTACCGCCGCTGGCTGAACCGCAATGAGCAGCAGCTCGCGAACTGAGGCAGGAGCCGCCATGAGTACCACCACCGCGCCGACCAAGGCCCCGGCCGAGCAGGTCACCGCGTCCACCGCGCCGCCCCGCCGGGTGCGTGGCCGCGGCGAACGCGGCCGCGCCGCGTCCCTCGCCTCCCACGGCGTCCTGACCGTCGCGAGCCTCATCGCGCTCTTCCCCGTCGCCTGGCTGGTCTACCTCTCCCTCGGCCCGGACAAGAACGACTACCTGCACCCCGAGCGCATCTGGTCGAAGATGACCTTCGACAACTACGCGTTCGTGCTCCAGCACACGCAGTTCTTCGACTGGCTGAAGAGTTCGCTGATCGTCTCGCTGGGCACCACGGTCATCGGCGTCATGGTCGCCGCGACCACCGGTTACGCGGTCTCGCGGATGCGCTTCCCGGGCTACCGCAAGCTCATGTGGGTACTCCTGGTCACCCAGATGTTCCCCATCGCCGTGCTGATCGTGCCGATGTACCAGATCCTGTCCGAGCTCCAGCTCGTCGACAGCTACCTCGGTCTGATCCTCGTCTACTGCTCGACCGCGGTGCCGTACTGCGCGTGGCTGCTCAAGGGCTACTTCGACACCATCCCGTTCGAGATCGACGAGGCGGGCCGCGTCGACGGGCTGAACCCCTTCGGCACCTTCTTCCGGCTGATCCTGCCGCTCGCCCGGCCGGGCCTCGCGGTGGCCGGCTTCTACAGCTTCATCACCGCGTTCGGCGAGGTCGCCTTCGCCTCGACGTTCATGCTGAGCGACACGAAGTACACCTTCGCGGTCGGTCTGCAGAGCTTCGTCAGCGAACACGACGCGCAGCGCCATCTGATGGCCGCCACCGCCGTGCTCGTCGCGATACCCGTCTCCGCGTTCTTCTACCTCGTGCAGAAGAACCTGGTCACCGGCCTGACCGCCGGCGGCACCAAGGGCTGACGCCCGACGGGGGAAAACGTCCGGCCGCGGTGCCCATCCGACCCCGCCGCACCGCGGCCGGCCGCCTCGTCCCCCACCCACGCATCCATGACCAGACCACCGTTACGTACAAGGACGCCATGAGCCAGCAGCACTCCGCCGCACCGGCCCCCACCTCCGCCACCGCCACCGTCGCGGGGCGCCGCGACTGGTGGCGGGACGCGGTCATCTACCAGGTGTACCCGCGCAGCTTCGCCGACAGCAACGGCGACGGCATGGGCGACCTGGAGGGTGTCCGCACCCGCCTGCCGTACCTGCGCGACCTGGGCGTGGACGCCGTGTGGCTCAGCCCCTTCTACGCCT
Coding sequences within it:
- a CDS encoding sugar ABC transporter permease, encoding MSTTTAPTKAPAEQVTASTAPPRRVRGRGERGRAASLASHGVLTVASLIALFPVAWLVYLSLGPDKNDYLHPERIWSKMTFDNYAFVLQHTQFFDWLKSSLIVSLGTTVIGVMVAATTGYAVSRMRFPGYRKLMWVLLVTQMFPIAVLIVPMYQILSELQLVDSYLGLILVYCSTAVPYCAWLLKGYFDTIPFEIDEAGRVDGLNPFGTFFRLILPLARPGLAVAGFYSFITAFGEVAFASTFMLSDTKYTFAVGLQSFVSEHDAQRHLMAATAVLVAIPVSAFFYLVQKNLVTGLTAGGTKG